The Spirosoma foliorum genome has a window encoding:
- a CDS encoding glutaminyl-peptide cyclotransferase, with amino-acid sequence MQRPNKLARYRFLFIALLGLSVLTCKQKKEQTTTTEDTKQPIASLTKSTYTLGDTITIQLSQPLSEATVSLDDVGSPLVQKSATSLSIHTGAEKIGLHQLVVRGKTANNTVNADTLSVEFWSDINPRSITYTVLKTLPHQSSSFTQGLEFYKGTLYESTGLNSQSKLMQIDLATGSTIKSVSLDSQYFGEGITILNDRIYQLTWTSGVCFQYTMDFKLAKTFAYPTQGWGLTHTDSVLIQSDGSNKLYFLSPDFQRKGELVVYDNMGPVMNLNELEYVNGYVYANVWQTNRIVQIDIKTGKVVGNLNMEGIRPTNIDKENVLNGIAFQPTENAFYVTGKNWPTLTKIQLKSKDKKLVASR; translated from the coding sequence ATGCAACGTCCCAACAAGTTAGCCCGTTACCGTTTTTTATTCATTGCCCTATTAGGTTTGTCGGTGCTCACCTGCAAACAGAAAAAGGAACAAACGACGACCACCGAAGATACTAAACAACCAATTGCTTCGCTGACCAAGTCGACGTACACCCTTGGCGATACGATAACCATTCAGCTCAGTCAGCCCTTGAGCGAGGCTACCGTTTCGCTCGATGATGTTGGCTCACCACTGGTTCAGAAATCCGCAACGTCACTTTCTATCCATACTGGGGCTGAAAAAATAGGGCTACACCAACTAGTTGTCCGTGGTAAAACGGCCAATAACACAGTCAATGCGGATACCCTCAGCGTTGAATTTTGGTCTGATATTAATCCGCGATCCATTACTTACACGGTGCTCAAAACGCTTCCTCATCAGTCCAGTAGTTTCACACAGGGACTTGAGTTTTATAAGGGGACATTGTACGAAAGCACTGGACTGAATAGCCAATCAAAGCTCATGCAGATTGACCTGGCAACGGGCTCCACGATTAAATCTGTATCACTAGACAGTCAGTATTTTGGCGAAGGTATTACCATTCTGAACGACCGGATTTACCAGCTCACCTGGACTTCGGGCGTTTGTTTCCAGTATACGATGGATTTTAAGCTTGCCAAAACATTCGCATACCCAACGCAGGGCTGGGGGTTGACCCATACCGATTCGGTTCTTATCCAGAGTGATGGATCGAACAAACTCTATTTTCTTTCGCCAGATTTCCAGCGCAAAGGCGAACTCGTTGTCTATGACAACATGGGGCCTGTCATGAATCTCAACGAATTGGAGTATGTAAACGGGTATGTGTACGCCAACGTCTGGCAAACCAATCGGATTGTCCAGATCGATATCAAGACTGGAAAGGTTGTTGGCAATCTGAACATGGAAGGCATTCGCCCAACGAACATCGATAAAGAGAATGTTCTGAACGGCATAGCGTTCCAACCTACCGAAAACGCGTTTTACGTTACGGGCAAAAACTGGCCGACGCTTACCAAAATCCAGCTCAAGAGTAAGGATAAAAAACTGGTTGCCAGCCGTTAA
- a CDS encoding methylmalonyl-CoA mutase family protein: MIAQSPKPAAQQPQPFTHKIRIVTAASLFDGHDAAINLMRRLMQASGAEVIHLGHNRSVAEIVDCAIQEDVQGIAVTSYQGGHLEFFKYMYDLLHELGAGHIKIFGGGGGTILPTEIEELHRYGITRIYSPDDGRAMGLQGMIDDLLRQCDFALPPITQPTQSLNTNQIARLISTAENYPDQFKQSSFLSFAHSPKVLGITGTGGAGKSSLVDELVLRFLRTYPDQTLAIISVDPSKRKTGGALLGDRIRMNAISAQVGEPGRVYMRSLATRQSNLALSRYVQDAIDVCKAAQFDLIIVETSGIGQSDTEITEHADKTLYVMTAEYGAATQLEKIDMLDFADVIAINKFDKRGSLDALRDVRKQYRRNHNRWDIPDDELPILGTIASQFNDAGMNALFARLMRLLGENGKEQEAESGVSEQRANAKHSAQQAIIPPDRVRYLAEIVEESRRYDQFVQEQTTMARQLYQLDGVLKLVSDSSAQDELKRISEHLSTRLQPDCQAMLQQWPDVQKRYAAEFYEFKVRDKIIRQPLYSETLSHLKIPKVSLPKYNDWGDILRWLLTENVPGEFPFAAGVFPLKREGEDPTRMFAGEGGPERTNRRFHYVSKGLPAKRLSTAFDSVTLYGEDPAFRPDIFGKIGNSGVSICTLDDAKKLYSGFDLCDPATSVSMTINGPAPMLLGFFLNAAIDQQCEKWLRAQPHPNPSTYFRGGASHNSPSPYFKERGPGGEVTYNAPLPDGNDGLGLLLLGTTGDKVLPKDVYEQIKADTLRKVRGTVQADILKEDQAQNTCIFSTEFALKMMGDIQQYFTDNQVQNFYSVSISGYHIAEAGANPISQLAFTLSNGFTFVEYYLSRGMHIDAFAPNLSFFFSNGMDPEYTVLGRVARRIWAKAMKHKYKANDRSQKLKYHIQTSGRSLHAQEIAFNDIRTTLQALLAIYDNCNSLHTNAYDEAITTPTEESVRRAMAIQLVINREFGLTKNENPLQGAFIVEELTDLVEEAVYQEFLAINERGGVLGAMERMYQRSKIQEESMYYETLKHNGDLPIVGVNTFLDPAGSPTIIPSEVIRSTDDEKRYAVESCRAFQERNQVEAEAALNNLQATALTNGNIFESLLEATKVCSLGQLSNALYAVGGRYRRNM; the protein is encoded by the coding sequence ATGATTGCTCAATCTCCTAAACCAGCCGCCCAGCAACCGCAACCGTTTACGCATAAAATCCGCATCGTTACAGCGGCTTCGTTGTTCGATGGGCACGATGCAGCCATTAATCTCATGCGCCGACTGATGCAGGCGTCTGGCGCTGAAGTCATCCACCTTGGGCACAATCGATCGGTGGCCGAAATTGTCGATTGCGCTATTCAGGAAGACGTACAGGGTATTGCCGTAACGAGTTATCAGGGAGGCCATCTGGAGTTTTTCAAATACATGTACGACCTGCTTCACGAACTGGGCGCAGGACACATTAAGATCTTCGGTGGCGGTGGTGGCACCATTCTACCAACAGAAATTGAGGAGCTTCATAGATATGGGATCACCCGGATCTACTCGCCCGACGATGGGCGAGCGATGGGTTTACAGGGTATGATTGACGATTTGCTTCGTCAGTGCGATTTTGCCTTGCCGCCAATTACCCAACCCACGCAATCGCTCAATACCAACCAAATAGCCCGGCTCATCAGCACCGCCGAAAACTATCCAGATCAATTTAAACAATCGTCCTTTCTCTCATTTGCGCATTCGCCCAAAGTTCTGGGCATTACGGGTACGGGGGGGGCAGGAAAATCATCATTGGTGGATGAGCTGGTGCTACGGTTTCTACGGACGTATCCCGATCAGACGCTGGCAATTATTTCGGTCGATCCGTCGAAACGAAAAACGGGCGGTGCGCTTCTCGGCGATCGGATTCGCATGAATGCAATCAGTGCCCAGGTTGGAGAGCCCGGTCGAGTATATATGCGTTCGCTGGCCACTCGCCAATCGAATCTGGCGTTAAGTCGCTACGTACAGGATGCCATTGATGTTTGTAAAGCCGCTCAGTTTGATCTGATTATTGTCGAAACATCGGGCATTGGCCAGTCGGATACCGAGATTACGGAGCATGCCGACAAAACGCTATACGTGATGACGGCTGAATACGGGGCAGCCACGCAGTTGGAGAAAATCGACATGCTTGACTTTGCCGACGTTATTGCGATCAATAAATTCGACAAACGGGGCTCGCTGGATGCCCTACGCGATGTACGCAAACAATATCGCCGGAACCATAACCGCTGGGATATACCCGACGACGAATTACCCATTTTGGGAACTATAGCGTCTCAGTTCAACGATGCGGGCATGAATGCCTTGTTTGCTCGTTTGATGAGGCTGTTGGGAGAAAATGGTAAAGAGCAGGAAGCAGAGAGCGGGGTCAGCGAGCAGAGAGCAAACGCCAAACACTCAGCTCAACAGGCCATCATTCCGCCCGATCGCGTTCGTTATCTGGCGGAGATTGTAGAAGAGAGCCGCCGGTACGATCAGTTTGTACAGGAACAGACAACCATGGCCCGACAGCTTTACCAGCTTGATGGAGTCCTGAAACTTGTTTCTGACAGTTCGGCTCAGGATGAATTAAAACGAATTTCAGAGCACCTCAGCACCAGACTTCAGCCAGATTGCCAGGCGATGTTGCAACAGTGGCCCGATGTTCAGAAACGCTATGCGGCCGAATTTTATGAGTTTAAAGTCCGGGACAAAATCATTCGGCAGCCGCTCTATTCAGAAACCCTTTCGCACCTAAAAATCCCGAAAGTCAGCCTGCCGAAGTACAACGATTGGGGCGACATTCTGCGCTGGCTCCTGACCGAAAATGTGCCCGGTGAGTTTCCGTTCGCTGCCGGTGTGTTTCCCCTCAAACGTGAAGGTGAAGATCCCACCCGCATGTTTGCAGGCGAAGGCGGACCAGAACGCACAAACCGCCGATTCCACTATGTATCGAAAGGGTTACCCGCCAAACGGTTGTCGACGGCCTTTGATTCGGTTACACTTTACGGTGAAGACCCAGCTTTTCGGCCCGACATTTTCGGCAAAATCGGCAATTCAGGTGTCAGCATCTGCACGCTTGATGATGCCAAGAAACTCTATTCCGGCTTCGACCTCTGCGACCCGGCGACATCGGTCTCCATGACGATTAATGGCCCCGCACCTATGCTCCTCGGATTCTTCCTGAACGCAGCAATCGATCAGCAGTGCGAGAAATGGTTGAGGGCGCAACCCCACCCCAACCCCTCCACTTATTTCAGGGGAGGGGCTAGCCACAACTCCCCCTCTCCTTATTTCAAGGAGAGGGGGCCGGGGGGTGAGGTCACCTACAACGCCCCCCTCCCCGACGGCAATGATGGTCTTGGCTTATTATTATTGGGTACTACAGGCGATAAAGTTTTGCCCAAAGACGTTTACGAGCAAATTAAAGCCGATACGCTTCGGAAGGTTCGCGGGACGGTGCAGGCTGATATTTTAAAGGAAGATCAGGCGCAAAACACCTGCATTTTCTCGACAGAATTTGCCCTTAAAATGATGGGCGATATTCAGCAATACTTCACGGACAATCAGGTTCAGAATTTCTACTCCGTTTCGATTTCGGGCTATCACATTGCCGAAGCGGGTGCTAACCCCATTTCCCAGTTGGCCTTTACGCTTTCCAATGGGTTTACCTTTGTTGAGTATTATCTGAGTCGGGGGATGCACATCGATGCCTTTGCGCCCAACTTGTCGTTCTTTTTCTCGAATGGCATGGACCCGGAGTACACAGTTCTTGGACGTGTGGCCCGGCGCATCTGGGCCAAGGCTATGAAACATAAATACAAAGCCAACGACCGTTCGCAGAAACTCAAGTACCATATTCAAACTTCTGGTCGGAGTCTACACGCGCAGGAAATCGCATTCAACGATATTCGGACAACGTTACAAGCGCTATTAGCCATTTACGACAACTGTAACTCACTGCATACCAATGCGTACGATGAAGCCATCACCACCCCTACCGAAGAATCCGTTCGGCGGGCAATGGCCATTCAGTTAGTAATTAATCGTGAGTTTGGTCTGACGAAAAACGAAAATCCATTGCAGGGCGCGTTCATCGTAGAAGAGCTTACTGATTTAGTGGAAGAAGCGGTCTATCAGGAGTTTTTAGCTATTAACGAGCGGGGTGGTGTACTGGGGGCTATGGAACGGATGTATCAGCGTAGCAAGATTCAGGAAGAATCGATGTATTACGAAACGTTGAAACATAACGGCGATCTGCCTATTGTTGGTGTGAATACCTTTCTCGACCCAGCTGGTTCGCCAACTATTATTCCCAGCGAAGTTATTCGCTCGACCGATGACGAAAAACGCTACGCCGTTGAATCTTGTAGGGCTTTTCAGGAGCGCAATCAGGTTGAAGCAGAAGCTGCTCTGAACAATTTACAGGCAACAGCTTTAACGAATGGCAATATTTTTGAAAGCCTGCTGGAAGCCACCAAAGTGTGTTCCTTGGGTCAACTATCCAACGCACTCTATGCAGTGGGTGGTCGATACAGACGAAATATGTAA
- a CDS encoding TraB/GumN family protein: protein MRKNIASKLALAGLLVTSIAATAVQAQDKALLYEVTGPGLAKPSYLYGTFHLICPADLQITDAIKKAMSDSQQVYLELDMDDPNMMMNMQKAVMMSGGKTIKDLLSADDYTVLDNYLKQKMGMGLAQMGMFKPIGIMSMMYMTMLPCQPASYDMTFAQMAATDKKEVFGLETLEAEMAALDKIPLSEQLKGLVEMARNPDEAKKEFSEMVDNYKAHDLNKLMGGMKSSKFSGGDFSQFEESLLGERNVSWMPVIEKAAKEKPTFFAFGAGHLGNEKGIVNLLRKKGYTVKPVQ, encoded by the coding sequence ATGAGAAAAAATATAGCGTCTAAACTTGCGCTGGCAGGTTTATTAGTAACCAGTATAGCAGCTACAGCGGTTCAGGCTCAGGATAAAGCCTTACTGTATGAAGTTACGGGTCCTGGCTTGGCTAAACCATCCTACCTCTATGGCACATTCCACCTCATTTGCCCGGCCGATTTGCAAATAACGGACGCGATCAAGAAAGCAATGAGCGATTCCCAGCAAGTTTATCTGGAGTTGGATATGGATGATCCTAACATGATGATGAACATGCAAAAAGCGGTTATGATGTCGGGTGGAAAAACAATTAAAGATCTACTTTCCGCCGATGATTATACTGTCCTGGACAATTATTTGAAGCAGAAAATGGGCATGGGCCTGGCTCAGATGGGTATGTTTAAACCCATTGGCATTATGTCGATGATGTACATGACTATGCTTCCCTGTCAGCCTGCTTCCTACGACATGACGTTTGCGCAGATGGCCGCAACGGATAAAAAAGAGGTGTTTGGACTTGAGACGCTTGAGGCTGAGATGGCTGCGCTGGATAAAATTCCCTTGTCGGAACAGCTAAAAGGGTTGGTTGAGATGGCTAGAAACCCCGATGAAGCCAAGAAGGAGTTTTCAGAAATGGTTGATAATTATAAAGCGCATGACCTGAATAAACTGATGGGCGGCATGAAATCCAGCAAATTTAGCGGAGGTGATTTTTCGCAGTTTGAAGAGAGTTTGCTGGGCGAGCGGAATGTAAGCTGGATGCCGGTTATTGAAAAAGCGGCTAAAGAAAAACCAACTTTTTTTGCCTTCGGTGCCGGGCATTTGGGCAACGAAAAGGGCATTGTGAATCTGCTTCGCAAAAAGGGGTACACCGTGAAACCTGTGCAATAA